One Rhodococcus sp. P1Y DNA window includes the following coding sequences:
- the gatA gene encoding Asp-tRNA(Asn)/Glu-tRNA(Gln) amidotransferase subunit GatA encodes MTDLTSLDASELATRIHSGDVSAVEVTQAHLDRIEQVDGDIHAFLHVSGANALVAAKEVDSALAAGDAPASALAGVPLALKDVFTTTDMPTTCASKMLDGWISPYDATVTSKLRAAGIPLLGKTNMDEFAMGSSTENSAYGPTKNPWDTTRIPGGSGGGSAAALASHQAPLAIGTDTGGSIRQPAALTGTVGTKPTYGTVSRYGLIACASSLDQGGPCGRTVLDTALLHEVIAGHDPRDSTSVDTSVASVVAAARAGAAGDLTGVRVGVVKELHSDSYQPGVISSFDAAVATLTSLGAEVVEVSCPNFVHALAAYYLILPSEVSSNLARFDGMRYGARAGDDGTHSAEQVMAITRAEGFGAEVKRRIMIGTYALSAGYYDEYYGQALKVRTLIARDFDRAYEQVDVLVSPTTPTTAFPLGDKVDDPIAMYLNDLCTLPTNLAGHCAMSVPSGIAAEDGLPVGLQIMAPAFADDRLYRVGAAYEAARGPLR; translated from the coding sequence ATGACCGACCTGACTTCTCTCGATGCGTCCGAACTCGCGACGCGCATCCACTCCGGCGACGTGTCCGCAGTCGAGGTCACACAGGCCCACCTGGACCGCATCGAACAGGTGGACGGTGACATCCACGCATTCCTGCACGTCTCGGGAGCCAATGCGCTCGTTGCGGCAAAAGAGGTCGACTCAGCCCTGGCCGCCGGGGATGCCCCGGCGTCGGCGCTCGCCGGGGTGCCCCTCGCGTTGAAAGACGTCTTCACCACGACGGACATGCCGACCACCTGTGCGTCGAAGATGCTCGACGGCTGGATCTCTCCGTACGACGCCACGGTTACCTCCAAGCTTCGGGCCGCGGGGATTCCGTTGTTGGGCAAGACCAACATGGACGAGTTCGCGATGGGATCGTCCACCGAGAATTCCGCGTACGGTCCGACGAAGAATCCATGGGACACCACTCGCATCCCTGGTGGTTCAGGTGGCGGAAGCGCCGCGGCATTGGCGTCGCATCAAGCTCCCCTTGCCATCGGCACCGACACCGGCGGATCGATCCGACAGCCGGCTGCCCTGACGGGAACCGTCGGAACCAAGCCGACCTACGGCACGGTGTCGCGCTACGGACTCATCGCATGCGCTTCGTCGCTGGATCAGGGCGGCCCGTGTGGTCGAACGGTTCTGGATACGGCATTGCTGCACGAGGTCATCGCCGGGCATGATCCGCGTGACTCGACGTCGGTGGACACATCGGTCGCGTCGGTGGTCGCGGCCGCACGTGCGGGCGCAGCAGGCGATCTGACCGGCGTGCGCGTCGGCGTCGTCAAGGAGCTCCACTCGGACAGTTACCAGCCAGGGGTCATCTCCTCGTTCGACGCTGCTGTAGCGACGCTGACGTCGTTGGGCGCCGAGGTCGTCGAGGTGTCTTGCCCCAACTTCGTGCACGCGCTCGCCGCGTACTACCTGATTCTGCCCTCCGAGGTGTCCTCCAACCTCGCGCGTTTCGACGGAATGCGTTATGGAGCACGTGCAGGCGACGACGGCACACACAGTGCCGAGCAGGTCATGGCCATCACCCGGGCCGAGGGATTCGGCGCAGAAGTCAAGCGACGCATCATGATCGGGACCTACGCACTGTCGGCGGGCTACTACGACGAGTACTACGGTCAGGCGCTCAAAGTCCGAACTCTGATCGCACGAGACTTCGATCGAGCGTACGAACAAGTCGACGTTCTCGTGTCGCCGACGACACCGACTACGGCGTTCCCGTTGGGGGACAAGGTCGACGACCCGATTGCGATGTACCTCAACGATCTGTGCACATTGCCGACCAACCTGGCCGGCCACTGTGCAATGTCGGTGCCATCGGGGATCGCTGCGGAAGACGGACTTCCGGTCGGCCTGCAGATCATGGCTCCGGCATTCGCGGACGACCGGCTCTATCGTGTCGGTGCTGCGTACGAGGCAGCACGCGGACCTCTGCGGTAG